A segment of the Lycium ferocissimum isolate CSIRO_LF1 chromosome 5, AGI_CSIRO_Lferr_CH_V1, whole genome shotgun sequence genome:
TCATATCAACTCCACCAATACACAGCAAAGGCCTCAATTCAGGATAACCATACTCCTTGAGCGGTTCTAAAAATTCTTCTATAACTTCATATGTCTGTCTGGCAAGCTCTCTAGATGGACAGATAATCAAACCGAGTGGCCCTTCCCCGGGAGCAATAGGCATCATAACTTCTTCCTGCAAAGCCACCATGATAAGTGGCAAAACAAAAACCAATGTTTTTCCAGAGCCTGTAAAAGCTATACCTATCATATCACGACCTGTTAAAATAACAGGAAGGCCCTGCACTTGGATTGGCGTCGGCTGAATAATCCCCTTCACTTTAAGTTTCTTCAATATGGGTTCAGGGAACCTCATGTCCTTGAAATTCTTTATCGGTGGAGGAATATCATCGCCATCCACAATAATATGCCACTGCTTTCGAAGGACATCACAGGCTTTGTTTGACATCCGTCTGATGGCTAATGGGGGCTTCCAACCGGTTAACAAAGGCTCCGTATAAGTAATACCTTTAGCTAATTCGCGAACGGACATTAACGTCTTCCGATCAGATAAATGCTCAATCATCTCCTTCTCTTGAAGGACTACTTGTTCAGTGGGACTAATCTCAGGTTGCTCCTTCTTTAGCTGAGTGGCCTTCATAAGCAAACTCGGCTTAGCCTCAACAAGATTCAATTTTTCCGCTTCCTCTTCCAAaacggcagagtttcctttgcgCTGAAGGATCTTTAGAGCCTCCATCGCTCGGCGCTTTGCAACTGGTACATATTCAACATAATCATCCTCACCTTCCATCTCCTGCAACAAAAATGATGTTTTTAAAGAGTTGATGACAGTTGCAGTAGCGCTTGAATCTTCTTTAACACTCTAAAACAGAAACAATTCCAGTCTCAGCTTACAGAAACAGGCTATAACAATATTAAGGTAATAGTCcaatttatgattatgaggaTTCATATCTAAGTAAAAATAACAcctgaaaatttaaatttcaactGCTTGATAAGAAAATGGAAGTAAAGATAATTTCTAATTGAGTGACATTGTCAAAGAAATAAAGAAGCGTGCACAACCAGAATCTATAGAGCTAATAAATTCAACAGCAAAGCAAAACCAACTACAGCGAATCATAAAACAATCTGCTAAAATGCTTCAATAAATTGCAGTAAAATTTCCAATCGAAAGAGAAAGGAGGAAGGTCGCATACCAGACTTATCTGGTCTGCCATATGAGCAGATGAATTGCAGAGAGTAAATTCGTGCTTGTATAATTGGTGTTCCTAATTTGCGGGTCCATCTTTTTTTGGTTTGGGCTCAGGTCTGGCCCGAAACTTTGACCCGACGGAGTCCTTTCCCTCTCTTCCTAAAGGtgtaaattttgaatttgatgCTGTGATATAATAGTATTTGATTAAGCATTTTGAACCTTCTGAAATGATGTATTTTTAGGGTGAATCTTCCCAAATTAATTACATTATCAATGTTGACACCACTTAATTATGAATATTTAATATtacgtttatattttattaacaTTTGAGGGCAATATAATTCTAAATAATATCATTTTTCTATATAAAAGGACCAAATACAcacatttttataatttaagGTTAAAAGTGCTAAATCATCTATTATCAGGACCAAAATCATAATGCAACAATAATTAAGGGACTAAAAATGCTAGTTCCAATTGTTAATCCCTAACTCCGGttcaaaaaaattgtccaaTTGACTCCAAAGCAAAACAAAGACCATTGGAAAACAATTATCGCaaccgaaaaaaaaatagattatcCATTGAAATGAAGGAATTGAATTCCCCAccctacccaaaaaaaaataaaaaattatccaTCTTCTCGTGTCATTCTCTATCACATTTACAAACTTGTTAGGTCTAGAATCATGTGTTgctttaagttatttatttcatgaattagtGGTAGAACTAAATTAATTCAACATTTTTCCCCATCGTTTATTTGTATTTCACTAATCTACGGTAAGAACACCAAATAATCAGAAAAATGTCACCTAAACAGCATATGATGGCGAAGAAACTGAGGGAAGGGAAAATTTATTCAATTCTCTTCATATCCCATCCCATCCCATCATTACAACTGAAGCTGTGAAAACataattttttgtctttttatcATTCACAGAGTATAGCTGAAAAGGGTACAAACAGCATAAACTTATTAGACTTGTATTTCCAATAAGGACCAGAAAGTTTTCTGCTGTCTCTTAATTAATAACAAGTCAATCATGTGTAAGGTTCCTCTCCCCTGACCAAGTAACAGTAACACTCACATTATTGTCATCAGCCTTTAAAGAATAGCAACCAGAATCTGGGATTTATGTTAAACAGGCTTTGAAGCCCTTCTCTATTTCCTTTGCGTCTAAGTTCTTCCCTATAAATACTATCTTGTTTGTTCTTGGTTCATCTGACCGCCATGGCCGATCTGGAGAACCTTGGAATATGTCATGAACTCCCTGTTACACCAAAAGGTAAGACACGTTAGCAAATTGACTACTATCATGTGCCATAGAATTTACTTTAGCAAAAATTGAATGAGGCTGCAATGCACACCAGTAAAACATTGATCTTAGTAACTTGAAATCTTCAAAACAAATCAATTATAGCATTCTTCCCCTGAGCTTTACATGGATATTACGGACCAATCAAGCTATTAAAAATGGGCCAAAAGAGTATTTGTCATGACAAAAATTATCCTCACTACGGTTGCATTAATTATATCACCCTTAGTCACTTTAAGGAGCATAACTACTCTATAAGAGTAGCCCTCGTTCTGGGCCTCTGAGGGCAAAGTTTTACTGCAGGGGCTGGATACACCAATGGTTTCTACACTTACACAGATAACCTCTTACTGAATCCCATAGTATGAGAGCCAAGTTGGTATGGATTTCAAAACATATACAAGAAAGGTCTGAGATAAAACTGTCCCACCTCTCATATCTCTACTTACTGTATGGTGCAGAtaacaatgtaatttttttataagaTGTTGCTCAGACTATTTAAATAGGGACCATTCTATAAGGACAGTTCTATAGAAGTGAACTTATCCAAGCACCATTGGGCGTTTAGGTCACTATTTAAATAAGGACCATTCTCAAACTATCTAAGCACCCCTGTGTGTTTAGGTCCTACTTATACAATAGGATCATTCTATAGGATTGAATATTCCATTCCATAGTGATCTTCCGATGAAGAATATGTGGGTAGTAGTTGGAAAAAGTGGTTTTCTCATGTAATAACTAACACCAATCATAATTAACCAAATTGGTGTTAATCTATATCTggcaatattccatatcaaaaCAGCAAAATTCAGATGATGCATAAGATGACCTTTGAGAGTCAGATGTACCTCATGCTTAAAACTTACTAGAATATTCAGTTTCCTGGAGTTGTTAATAAGTCGAATAGGATCAATACAAATGAGATGTGAATGGCGAGTTTTAGCCACCAGGTTACAAATGAGTGGACATAAAAAGGAATTGTGCATGGCAAAGAAGCAGCCACGTGACTGCCCCCTTACCTTGGTCCTTTAGTATGAGAATAAGGTCTTAGTTTTGGGCACTCTGAACAGGTTGCAATAAGTCATCAGTCAAATGCCTAGACCAATTAAAGTTCATCAGGTATTGCCTGCTTTGCAATTGATGATGTCCTATTATATAGGTACTGACCTAaacacccaagggtgtggcctaatGGTAAATGCAAATCAAATAAATACTATGGGAACCGTGTGCGAATCCCATCAAAGGCCAAAAGACCTAGTTGATTTCTTCTCATTTGCGCAAGTCTTGTTGGACAAAGTTGCCTGGTACCTATATTGGTCGAATGATGTACGTACCCTCAAAAATATGTGCACAAGCTAAGTCTAAACAACACTGTtattaaacaaacaaacaaacaaaaaaaggggTGACTTAATATGAAGGTAAGAACTTGGCTCCTTAAACCGTACATGAGCTAACAAAGAACTTGACGCCCCTTCGTAAATAGAAAAGAACTCATTTACAAGACAAAATATCATGTTATAAACCCCTCAAAAGTAACTCGGTCTATAAGGAAAAGGCCAAGTAAAGAAAGAAGCAGATATGAcgtatgattgttgttgtccTACTGATGGAAAGCCTAATTCACATCCACATTTTGTTTTATCTGATAAGAGTGAAATTCACATCCACATTACAAGAGATATTTCATCCACGTAAAGGGATTTGTAGTAGCAGTTATCacattataatatataagtaagATAAGTAGCAGTTTCATCATGCATCTGGTGGACAATTTGGAAGGAGAGGAATGGGAGGTGTTTTGAGGATAAATTTAATACTCTGCAGAAAATTTAGTGGAACTGTATtgcaaattttcatttttggtgtaaagaagcAAATGTAGAGGGAGCAGAACAGTTGGCAGACTTGTTAGGAAGCATGTAAATAGTTTTTATCTTACTGCTCCTTGAGGATAACTTTTTGGAGGTCTCCAGCATATCCTTAATACTGAGGAATACAATTTACcagttttccaaaaaaaaaaaaaaaagtagcacTAGGCAAAGAATTTAATAACCTGAAAGACAAATCTCTCATCCATTCCCTGAACAGATAAAAGACCCTTCATCCGATATATATCATCGCTTCGTTCTATAAGCAACGTTCCCAGCCACATATTAGCCTGAAATACAGAATTACAATTCCTTAGTTTATTAATACAACTAGCATTCTTGCCCATATTTACAGCTTATACACACTAGTGAATGAagtatttatgaaaaaaatggTCTTTAAAAATGGTCAAACGAAAGACCACAATGCCAACCTTCTCAAGATCCAAGGTCCCTTCACAAACTATGCTGACAGAAGAAACACCAGGGTCATGAGTGTGATCGTGAGaatgatgatgatcatgatgttCTGCAAAAGATTTGACACATCATATTAACCAAATAGCAGAAAGCAACACCACTCTTAAGGTTGAGGCAAATGTTCAAGATCCAATTATATGAACTAAAAACAGAACTGGTTTTTGAGAAATAATGTGATGTCACAATTATGCACTAGTACATCAAAAGTGGAGCAACAGAAAGAAACACTCAAGAGATTGAAATTTCCATGATGGTTGTGGACGAACAACAATGAAACTGGAAAGTGCAAAATTAGCATGTACGGGTCGCTGTATTTGGGGGTTAAAAGGTTAAGATGCTAACAGAAATAAAGTAGATTGGTCAATACAAACAAAAGACAAATGCCCAAAGACAAGCATTGGGAAGGACTAAAAAAGGGCCTAATGCTGTAAAGGAACAAACACATTCGCAAAGAAATCAAAACTCGACTCATTAATTTATTAAACAGCCGAGCTCAAGTTCATCCTACAACTCGACTCGGCTTGTTTAGGTTCACAAATAGCAACCCCCCTCGCACCCCAAACAAGCCCCTTTTTGCATTTCTCTTTGAACATAAAACAGGTACTTATGCTCCAGTCAGTGGCTCCAATCCCCCAACCCAAAGGTATTCACCAGGAAGATGGTTATTGCAATATTCTCTTAAAGTAAATATTGTTAAGAAACGGGCTCCTGAAGAAGCTCAATGATAAGTAGCTTCAAAATGAATGCAAGCTCGAGCTTGTAGAAATTTATTCAAGCCGAAGTCAAGCTTGACCTTGACTCGTATAAAATTGGATCAAGCTTGACTAAGCTCGTACAGATTGTCTAACCAAGTTAGAATTTCCCCAACTAGGCTTGAGTAGACTCGTTAACAATCCTGCTTGTGATGCTTGGTAAGAAGTTCTGTGTGTAGAAAAGTTAATAGTTCCAATAACTAGAACAGCATACTCATAGCATTACGACTAAAGAGAAGCCATGAAAGCACCAAACACAGATTGCTTAAGTGATTTCTCCAAAATAAGGGGAAATAGTTCTTTGGAAAACTGAACTAACTGATTTTGGTGCTGCATTTTGTTGACATTAGCTGCTACAATGGCTAGTGTAGAAATTAAAACATCAAAGAACGCTTACCATGCTTGtgatcatgttcatgttcatgtccatgGTCATGGTGGTGGTGATGATCATGATCATGATCATGGCCAGTATGGTCTTCCTTGGAACCTTCAGCGCCAACTGCACTCTCAATTCTTTATGAATTCAAAATAAAGTAAGCAATAGTCCGGTAACATAAGAACTTGACAAAGCAAAATCAATCTAAGAGAAGATAGACATCTATAAAAAAGAATACAAGTATATATCTGACGAATATCAGTGTTTCAGCACTACAATTTTCCATAGTTAAAAGAACCATTAAAAGAGTTAAATCAATTATCATTAGCTGAAGAAATTTATCAAGACCTTgactaaaacataaaaaaaagtcTGAAATTATGAAACAGAAACCTACGTAATAGATATTgctctttgtaaatgttttattCACAAAGAAGGatcatattcaaatcatatttccCACAGTTCACCTGAAGGAGCAAACACCCACGtgcaactttcaacttttcctttaatcctctcctattttattttatttttgataatCGAGATATCCCTGAGGTTCGAAACCTGGTGGATAATGAGCCTAcccctctacccttctccacttaaacaCCAGGCTTTTGATTGAGGCAAGGTTCGAACTCGTTATGTGCGCCTAATACACATATCACAAGTTGTGTTCTTATCACCAGACCAAAGCCCTGGGGGCCTCTCCGTTTATATCTCTGTTCTGACATTTTTCCCTCCCTTCTCCCAAGGACATTTCCTCTGCTGCCAGCCCCTTAGGGATTAACTAGTGCAGGTTTACTGATTCCCCGGGCCCTGTCAAGGATATTGACAATAAAATACTATTCTGGTTTCAGAATGAGTTGGGCATCTGATATACTTCTTCATAATGTTAGGAAGAATACTGGGAACTTGACAAGCAAATCCAAATTTtgaatttacctttttcttctggGGAAGAGCATGAGCATCAGATTAACATATTATCCGGAATGAACTTGACCAgtcatttaatttctttttatacaaaaaaagaataaggacTTGACCAGTTATTAACATTAGTATGACATATATGTAATTTTTCATAAAATGCAAGACACAACAATAGACATGCACACTTAAGAATGTCCTCAGAAAAACATCTTCTTGATACTAATTAAGCCAGTGGATTCTACATGTTAGGAGATCAactagaaaaagcaagaatcTTAGTGCTCTAAAAGTCAAAGATATTATTTAGGAAGTTGAAGCATGATAATACATTTTACAGGCATGGTACACAAAAGGAAGgaaatggaagaagaagaagaagaagaagaagaagaagagacaagaagaagaagaagaaactatataagCACTGGAGATTTACAGAAAAGTATACACAATCAGAAAGGGAAAAAGTCAGACCTTTCCAAATCAAAGCCTCCAATCCCTAGAACATAGTCCAAATCGACGTTTCCAAACTGTGTCCTCTTCAATTGAGCCATACTATTTATGTTCTGTTATTCATCACGAGAGCTTAGTAAGTAACTCTAAGATTGACAGCTAAATATTATGTCAAATGACAACAGCCACAATACCAACCCTTATTCGCTGAATCAAGGAAGAAACTTCGGACTCACCAACAAGATCAGTCTGGCAAGGATATGAAAAACATTAGTCAGATTGCAGCGAGACGGATGTCCAAACTTAATCTCAAGTTCCATAAAACAAACTCAATCTATATCTCAGGTAACCTCCACTTGCAGGTAGAAACCACAAGGAAGCTAAAATCTGTGGAGCACACTgatttaacaaataattttgACAGGAAGCAGCATTAACAGATATATCCTCTATGCCTTCTAATATTGTTTGGTAAGCAATGATATTCTTTTTGCGATCCTGAAGTAATAAAATACACCAGATCTGGGATAATTTCTGCCTGTGGCAACTCTAAAGCCACAATTACTATTATGGGAAACAGTACCTTACTGGACAATGGGTATTTGAGATGGAATCTACCATTACATAGATAGACATGTACCTTGTTTACTATAATACGGTCAGCATAAGCTATTTGCTCAACTGCTTCATTGACCACGCCTTTTGGCTTAGTCTCATCCAAGTGCAAACCAACATGTTTAGAATCAACCAATGTAACAACACCATCCAACTTAACATCGTTGAAAACTTGATCCTCCGTATAGAAAGTTTGAATAATTGGCGACGGATTTGCCAATCCTGCAAAATCAACACAAGAGAGACAGCATTGGCATCAGATGTACaagaaaagagaacttttggcTTAGTTGTGTAAGAACGCACGAAGATAAACAGATAATCAAATGCCTAAATTATACAGCAGGATTCTCAGCTGCAGAAATTGTATTAGAACAATTTCAGTCCAGAACAATGTATCTCATCAGTCTCTTACCTGTAGTTTCTATGACAATATGGTcaaatttccctttctttctactGACCAACTCCGCAATCATTCTAACTAGATCACCCCTCACAGTGCAACAGAGACACCCATTGTTAAGCATCATAATTTCCTCCGCTCCAGCAGCTTTTGCAGCAACCAAAGAACCATCAATATCCACTTCACCATACTGCAAGATATATGATAGATATAATAATTCAGATTTCAGACATTCACTACCTAGCTGAAATGCAAGAAGCTAAAATTGACAAGATAAGTGCAGAAACTGCCTTGGGAGTGGAGAGACAAAATAATATGTTAGACATTGACTGGACACAAACATATCAGcatataagaaataaataagcTCTCTAATATTAAGATTATCCAATCCATTCACATACCTCATTCTCGATAACAGCAATACGCTTGCCATGATCTGCGGTCAATATGTGATTTAACAAGGTAGTCTGCAACATCAGATTTGAATCAGATAATTGCAAAAAATTTAACCTATGTCTATTTTGAGTACACAACAAATCTAACTGTGTCAATTGTGTTTAATTGACAGTTAAATTTCCCTTCTCAATAATATGCCCTAATGTGAATGGAAGTTCGGATACATTAATTCACACGGTAAAGTGGACAAAAGAAAAACTTTGCCCCGCAATTGGAACCTCAAAAGATGCCAACGACAGTAAAACATTAAAGCAACACATTTTGCTCATTAAATGGGATGAACTATTAACTGACCAACGTTGTAATGAAGTTAAAGCAATATGAGGCAAACTGAAAATAGCAAGAAGTAGTAAAAAAACATACTTTTCCAGAACCCAAGAAACCAGTGATAATGGTAGCTGGAATTCGATTATCTGGAGGTATCTTGGTTAAGGTATCAGAGTCCTCACTTTGTGGGGTGGAAGTAGAGGTAGCAGATGCAGTAAATCTGCGAGATAATCTGTTTGGTTTCGCAGAATTATTAATTGCAAGAACAATTCTTGAAGATGAAGTAGTGGATAAACTGGATTTTGTTTTCCACAAATTTGGGAAAACAGATGTGCGAAGAGCAGTGAAGGGTAGGGTTTGCCGTTTGGCTAGTCCCATAAAGGTTGTGGCTATGTCTATGGACAAGGAAGCCATGGCTGAAGAATCAAGCTTTTTAGTCTAAGGGGTTTTAGCCTATTCAAAGATGTGCGTATGGAACAGAGCAAGGGGTTTATCTGATTTTTTTACGAAATGTACAGAATACTACCCAAGTGAAGGTTTTGGCCGGACCTCAGAAATAGTGAACCACAAGTTAAAATTTTAACCATCAACAGATAAATCACTGATTTAATCATGAAAAATAACCACtaattttttttcggaaaaaaacGATTCACTGATAAGTTCttttttgaaccaaaaattaagctatttttgaaccAAAAGGGGTTGCAATATTATGGTTGTTAGTACTAAGAAGAATGTTAGATGTGTACAATAACACTTGCTACACTTCAATTTTAAGTAAAATGGCTTAATGGCGCTTCATTTAAGCATGTTTTCGTCAAAAAGTAATAATGGTGTTGCTATTATTAttagtttttctttaaatttgagGTTTTCTGCATTTCTAGTGTCAAGTATCAAATAGTAAACCTTTTGACAATATTAAGAGATTGTtagataatatttctttttttgttaaacaTATACTactgatatatatattcatagcGATATATATCTATATCTTAGTTACATTAGAGTTAACGACCCCAGGGCCATTTAGTTGTCTAAAATCATCACCCACATGGGTGGTACCAAAATTTATAACCCGATTAAAGAGAGTACCACATTAGATTGCTAGATAATATTAAGCCTCAAGTTTATGTACTAACATGACTAAGGCCTCATTTATTTGCCGTAATGGAGGTACGAATCCGAATAGTTCGATTCTTAAAACCACAAGTGCATTCGtttacattaagatctaagcacttatttGATCTGAATAGGTctttaatcattaagatcttgaacaaagttttaatatcattaagaggtattttgtATGGATAATTTTTACTATCGGCTCCACTCCCTACTCCCACCACCCTCCACTACCCACCCCAACCCCTACCCCCCACCGACCAACAACATCACCCTAACCCCCTCAACCCCACCAACCTACCAATATCACCCCCACCACTACCCACCCCAACCCCCACTACTATTCTTTCCTATCCTGAAACCTACCCACTATACCCCACAAAGCCCCACTACCCACTATACCCCACAAAGCCCCACCCATCCACCTACCTTACCCCcaaccacccaccccaccctaccacccggCACTTAGTTGGCCCTTCACAACCCTCCCACCCCACATACCACCACCATAATTTCGCCCCCCAAAACCCCACcaccactatatatatatatatatatactagcgcgtaaatgtttcatttttttaattaaataataatttattttattaatttgtatttattttctaatatttagtaacttttttatttgaattgtatatttattatgtttaaataaataaagtatgcATATTCAGATGCTGAAAAtcaaacagtcttaatcatttaGTGTTCAGATCTAGAGACAACCTCTTAATCATCCatatgtgcattcagattcagacgtcttaatcttaatgaaaataaatgaggcctaaattaaatttttactaTTTGTTATTGTAGATTTATCCTTTTCTTCTTGTATATACTACTTTCTGTTATTTCTGTATTGAATTTCAAGCGactttatcttattttttctaCGTGCACTTATTGCAGTATGGTTATGTTTTATAAATTAAATACATAAAATTCTCCCTTAACTTGTACTAAAAATTCACTTCACCGATTTAACATTACGGGTAATTATTTACCCCTAAATAACTTTCAAGTGAATCTAATACCTACTTAAAATGCAGAACCATATTTGTGGTGGGAGTGTTCTACACGCACACATgtcaaaaactcattttttatattttataaaattcttttttccttttcacccACCCCAAACTTCATTCTTCGGAAGCTGAAGCACAAACTTTCCGGCAGCGAATTGGAGGAGGAAAATGGGGAGGATGAGAGTTATTATAGCccaatttcataatttcttcctccTTTTTTCCAAGATTCCTCAAACCCAGTTGTTGCTTACCTTAAATAGAGTGACCCATCTCCGACATCATATTCAATTTTACACAAAACAGATGGATTACCACTTACCCCTTGCACTGTGCACCCGAACTTTCTTTTCATGGTGAAAgagtatttatttgtttaacgCAAATGTTAGATGGTACCCCTAAGTCCTAACAGTAAATAAGCCATCAatgacaaaataaaataaacaaaaaaataaaatcaagcaaaTGACGCCGTCATCGATTTGTTGTTGGAATTAATGTCATGCTGGCGGTAAAATGCAAGTTTGGAAAAGAAAAGTTCCCACTGAATAAATATAATtaaggccaaagtcatagatagaCCCTCAAACTTGTCCATATTTTTCACTTGGACCCCTCAACCGAGCGGCGTACCATATGAACCCTTCAAGACAACCTTTATTGTGCCACTTTGACCCGTCGGTCCAGCTGGTCAAAATAAGAATTATGCGAGTTGGCACGCGCCGCCTACGTGTATAAGCCTCCCAATTAAATGTTGCCATGTCAATTAGAACGCCACATACGCACGGGCCAACCCGGTTTAAACCCATTGAACCCGTTTAATTTTTATACCCAAACATATCAATACCCGATCATTTTCCCTCCGTCAAAATCCATTTCTCTTCCAAATATTTTCACCTCCTAAATTCACCCTAATTCAAACCCTAAATTATTTATTTCGA
Coding sequences within it:
- the LOC132055600 gene encoding uncharacterized protein LOC132055600 encodes the protein MASLSIDIATTFMGLAKRQTLPFTALRTSVFPNLWKTKSSLSTTSSSRIVLAINNSAKPNRLSRRFTASATSTSTPQSEDSDTLTKIPPDNRIPATIITGFLGSGKTTLLNHILTADHGKRIAVIENEYGEVDIDGSLVAAKAAGAEEIMMLNNGCLCCTVRGDLVRMIAELVSRKKGKFDHIVIETTGLANPSPIIQTFYTEDQVFNDVKLDGVVTLVDSKHVGLHLDETKPKGVVNEAVEQIAYADRIIVNKTDLVGESEVSSLIQRIRNINSMAQLKRTQFGNVDLDYVLGIGGFDLERIESAVGAEGSKEDHTGHDHDHDHHHHHDHGHEHEHDHKHEHHDHHHSHDHTHDPGVSSVSIVCEGTLDLEKANMWLGTLLIERSDDIYRMKGLLSVQGMDERFVFQGVHDIFQGSPDRPWRSDEPRTNKIVFIGKNLDAKEIEKGFKACLT